From Macadamia integrifolia cultivar HAES 741 unplaced genomic scaffold, SCU_Mint_v3 scaffold784, whole genome shotgun sequence, the proteins below share one genomic window:
- the LOC122069967 gene encoding uncharacterized protein LOC122069967: MKNKAVFLTVVEKCKVSSLHRPHSTHASTTFLLLLLHIWSQFNLFLLVCCVRSEMAQTILASNWQGRLNTIKADAKGRKEEIHTSKIKYLFKKGKPYIRIPSNDLHNVITRQSSQEL, from the exons atgaagaataaggCAGTCTTCCTGACAGTTGTGGAGAAGTGCAAAGTATCATCCCTTCATCGCCCACACTCCACACACGCATCGactacttttcttcttcttcttcttcatatttgGTCTCAGTTTAATCTTTTCCTTTTGGTATGTTGTGTGAGATCTGAGATGGCGCAGACCATTTTGGCTTCAAACTGGCAAGGCCGTCTTAATACCATCAAAGCTGATGCTAAGGGAAG AAAGGAAGAAATTCATACTTCAAAAATTAAGTACCTATTCAAGAAGGGGAAGCCGTACATTCGGATACCATCAAACGATTTGCACAATGTG ATCACTAGACAATCATCTCAAGAGTTGTGA
- the LOC122069977 gene encoding PHD finger protein PERSISTENT TAPETAL CELL 1, whose protein sequence is MTQLNLSSCKKRKRGGRAFGFKTFCEAGYPVEFNGLFHQNIKTLLELGSPETNLCSGMQSWSFQLELHRHPLVHISLLIIEEPIEASARPHCNHCLYVGWGHHMICNKKFHFVVPSKEIATSQPTSLSHGGNCRGSDATTTMKSNLIEQHSHLMHGVLHMNGFGHLLCINGVEKGSELAGHEIMDLWDRICTGLRVRKVSLTDVARKRNMDLRLIHGVAYGEPWFSRWGYRFGHGSFGVTQLMYQKAIEAIQGMPLCLLVHHLGSSNHEIPVILHRYQMMSSSSLLTLGHLFHFMLQLKSHLPQEKNKASDNSSIVFDTASRWSPKRVEMAAQVIVDALRKAENRWVSRQEVRDAARVYIGDTGLLDFVLKSLGNHIVGNYIVRRSVNPVTKVLEYCLEDISCSLPNQANLSQINQCGQLKRLQLMKDIFYLYKYILNEQRPAALVTRMFTAIPVAARIILDTKHLIKDYGGELCPNTGHGENLMVLCTICLNDKVETNEGMMKALPPHEVIVLPAYGTVEELKKEVQRVFKEMYWGLRSFVVELIIGLNAKDSDLILKIVQGQSQFVVKGRILDKGINIDGIYEGSIDNHVMDCPCGAKEDDGERMISCDICEVWQHTRCVRIGNNEDVPHIFLCSRCEHDISLLPSLP, encoded by the exons ATGACACAGTTGAATCTTAGCAGTtgtaagaaaaggaagagaggggGAAGGGCCTTTGGGTTCAAGACATTCTGTGAAGCTGGATACCCAGTAGAATTTAATGGCTTATTTCATCAAAACATCAAAACATTACTTGAATTAGGAAGTCCTGAGACCAATTTATGCAGTGGAATGCAAAGCTGGTCTTTCCAACTTGAACTCCATCGCCATCCTCTGGTCCATATCTCACTGTTGATCATCGAAGAACCAATCGAGGCATCCGCTCGCCCTCATTGCAATCACTGCCTGTACGTGG GTTGGGGACACCACATGATTTGCAACAAGAAGTTTCACTTTGTTGTGCCCTCCAAAGAAATTGCAACATCACAACCCACATCTTTGAGCCATGGAGGTAATTGCAGAGGATCAGATGCAACCACAACAATGAAGTCAAATTTGATAGAGCAACACAGCCACCTTATGCATGGGGTCTTGCACATGAATGGGTTTGGGCATTTGCTCTGTATCAATGGTGTGGAGAAGGGCTCAGAGTTGGCTGGGCATGAGATTATGGACTTATGGGATAGAATTTGTACCGGATTAAGAGTAAG GAAGGTGAGCCTAACTGACGTTGCAAGGAAGAGAAACATGGACTTGAGGTTGATCCATGGTGTGGCTTATGGTGAGCCATGGTTTAGTCGTTGGGGCTACAGATTCGGGCATGGAAGCTTTGGTGTTACTCAACTAATGTACCAGAAAGCTATAGAAGCAATTCAAGGAATGCCCTTATGCCTACTTGTTCATCACCTTGGAAGCTCAAATCATGAAATTCCAGTCATTCTCCATAGATATCAAATGATGTCTAGTAGTTCTCTGCTTACACTAGGCCATCTATTCCATTTCATGTTACAACTGAAGTCCCACCTTCCACAGGAGAAAAACAAGGCTTCTGATAACTCTAGCATTGTATTCGACACCGCTTCTCGGTGGTCTCCAAAGCGAGTTGAAATGGCGGCTCAGGTTATTGTTGATGCACTAAGAAAGGCAGAGAACAGATGGGTCTCAAGGCAGGAAGTTAGAGATGCCGCCCGTGTATACATTGGTGACACAGGTTTATTAGACTTTGTGTTGAAGTCACTAGGAAACCATATTGTGGGGAATTACATTGTTCGCCGGAGTGTAAATCCGGTGACTAAAGTTCTTGAGTATTGCTTGGAGGATATCTCTTGTTCTTTGCCTAATCAAGCTAATTTGtctcaaatcaatcaatgtGGTCAGCTTAAGAGGCTTCAACTCATGAAAGATATCTTCTATTTGTACAAGTACATCCTCAATGAGCAAAGACCAGCAGCATTGGTTACTAGGATGTTCACAGCCATCCCTGTGGCTGCAAGGATAATTCTTGACACCAAACATCTTATTAAAGACTATGGAGGAGAGTTATGTCCTAATACTGGTCATGGTGAAAATTTAATGGTTTTGTGCACAATTTGTTTGAATGACAAGGTAGAGACCAATGAAGGTATGATGAAGGCCTTGCCACCACATGAAGTTATCGTTTTGCCGGCCTATGGTACCGTCGAAGAACTTAAGAAGGAAGTTCAAAGGGTCTTTAAAGAAATGTATTGGGGGTTAAGGAGCTTTGTTGTGGAGTTGATTATCGGTTTGAATGCGAAGGAttcagatttgattttgaaGATAGTACAAGGTCAGTCTCAATTTGTTGTGAAAGGAAGAATATTAGATAAAGGGATTAACATTGATGGGATTTATGAGGGAAGCATAGATAACCATGTAATGGATTGTCCTTGTGGTGCTAAGGAAGATGATGGGGAAAGGATGATCTCTTGTGATATctgtgaagtttggcaacataCTCGTTGTGTTCGTATAGGGAATAATGAGGATGTTCCTCATATATTTCTTTGTAGCCGCTGTGAACATGACATTTCCCTTCTCCCCTCCCTTCCATAG